In Propionimicrobium sp. PCR01-08-3, one DNA window encodes the following:
- a CDS encoding M50 family metallopeptidase, which translates to MDWYTLRDHLLDRLSASVAAQPVPTGAWLVTAVAVAAVIVVVPPLWVVLRPLVTVVHELGHAIVGILCGRRFTGFVVSADMSGHTVTSGRPRGIGLVLTTIAGYPMPALVGAGVIATAMSGRGDVVLLVALILLLIALVRSRSIFTVGVLVGLLVGVGVLWWTGDVAWTSTVVAAAGVVLLVGSWRQFAAVLGHGDRSDDPGALARITPVPAAIWSLLMAALIAAPTWWAIRTLVLVVGPALSAILR; encoded by the coding sequence ATGGACTGGTACACGCTGAGGGACCATCTTCTCGACCGGCTGAGCGCGTCAGTGGCCGCGCAGCCGGTGCCGACGGGTGCCTGGCTGGTCACCGCCGTGGCTGTGGCCGCGGTGATCGTGGTGGTCCCGCCCCTGTGGGTGGTGTTGCGTCCACTGGTCACGGTCGTCCACGAGTTGGGGCACGCCATCGTGGGGATCTTGTGTGGACGCCGATTCACCGGATTCGTGGTCAGCGCGGACATGTCCGGGCACACCGTGACGTCCGGGCGCCCACGGGGGATAGGCCTGGTCCTCACCACCATCGCCGGTTATCCGATGCCCGCGCTGGTGGGAGCCGGGGTGATCGCCACCGCGATGTCCGGGCGCGGAGACGTCGTGCTGCTGGTGGCCCTGATCCTGCTGCTGATCGCACTGGTGCGCTCGCGTTCGATCTTCACCGTCGGCGTCCTGGTCGGGCTGCTGGTGGGCGTGGGCGTCCTGTGGTGGACGGGAGACGTGGCCTGGACCTCGACGGTGGTCGCGGCTGCCGGGGTCGTCCTGCTGGTCGGCTCGTGGCGCCAGTTCGCTGCGGTGCTCGGGCACGGTGACCGCTCGGACGATCCGGGGGCGCTGGCACGGATCACCCCGGTGCCGGCAGCGATCTGGTCGTTGCTGATGGCGGCGCTCATCGCCGCACCCACTTGGTGGGCCATCC